A window of Pomacea canaliculata isolate SZHN2017 linkage group LG3, ASM307304v1, whole genome shotgun sequence contains these coding sequences:
- the LOC112558667 gene encoding uncharacterized protein LOC112558667 has translation MDEGSEPLEGELQYLSQDISDDAMPDSQANNKLISEIEQGDEEAEEDLNFENAQGPEQGSRHKSRHEHSSRHKGHKRRSHRYSRRHHEDAMEDLIEEDDESEFPGCAGTKMTHSIEENDMEDGEILEDGEIATDEDDDANAKFSVPENDAASAGDSEDHGNESESEENKTKEKSKRDRRKKPKKEKRHKDGKQKKKSRRHAAYVDHDRLDYESGGRWSGYQGGLAEEDENYDTHYQGSSHYARKRHAPRDSYYYVGSSPPGLYDSPSEESDDEVPSVQQSMTSMVSDEYIDANVAANEKEPAKVKGNAKPREKRKTRLGKRKGDIMRHIEQQPKKKPLLEIPMAERPICKFFKEGKCAKGSSCPFNHDFKPKRLEVCKFYTTQNGCQKGENCIYMHGDYPCKYYHTGATCYSGDNCRFSHDPLTEDTRRIVEEMRHHKDFEMEPPERHIKKPSLLGSPPRHIKEAAERAKEVKKIPSLFDIEVFPPGKEPPIPTGFYSERSPRGEKSPPPERKSNLNSESNQCPVGMNSPPHPGQMPMSSQGFSPNQGPISSLGSHQPGPSLLGSPAQGTGMVLPMRNNTQQGPMMMAGPNGPSGARPMMGQQRPMFGMQQGMNPAMHQGMNPAMHQGMNPGMQRLQNPGMQNMNPGMQQGPRPGMQQGLMQVMNSNLQQGLNQVMKPGMQQGIIQNMPQNMNLNMQSMNQPINTNMQQGMNPGMQQGMNPGMQQGINQSLNSNMQQGINPNMPQNMNSNMQQGINMPSIRGMNPGLQQGMNANMQHGMPQGIGTGMLNPRIPGGPRLPFNLGGGQQTASSMPPVLNMISALLRGASGNGPFSQNSHQQQLQQAGVGVSQDTDMRRGAGGQDVHKMESPSHGNSQDSATVEDSVSGEHEDGVCKTKQDSDVVPESSCQPEQKVSGQITPLESQLEEEIAENQLSDDKEEKEEGRVTFAPDESSQQSPGESDSSSEDQFLSKSIGDKENESAIPMHLPPMQRQLFMRIRQQQLHQLQQPDVEELSEGTTKKNTLSSHEEKHAETMDDDDDDNWYSSDEEDQDKPKAKLTDILKTITQTSGSSTVTTESHSNSGPDSTLGTSTFSSTASTFNVMQMIQSIRNQAQTDKSVSLPTSQSSSAAGSAVTPSNTAVSGAPSQRDPRQRQTDPRLKRSAGQEAQVMPSSGQLPLLPPLHVDPPVTNAVPHSPMTYQISLLILPGSKVYASLPSTIDPSDPLQKADPRVQRFLKLQEEKAVEIKKPQDPRLRRSNSLAEGGSSPSSRPQDPRSRRKDPRMQGMMQDPRPQPVGPQTVSGPDLHLQNVPPQEPWLQNNMGANMMHHHMGPIGMMQQQNNMGPGPEFQNGMMPGPRMMQNDPRNSMMGMPGGLTNMQQGPMGMQQGPMGMQQRPMGMQQGPMGMQQGPMGMQQRPMGMQQGLINMQQGPLNMQQGPMGFGQDTRQGNLGMQQGPLGMQQGPLAMQHDSRQNSVGMLQGPMGGLQGNMGVQHGSVGIQQGPIGPMGGLQGNMGQEPHHVSVAISQDPRQNPASNSLDSPSRAGDPRLKRGPQGDPRQVKQPLLPVPGSGLDPRMARLGVGGQRQGLSSSPRADDSGSSPSHPTDQAYPRNSFVHSRKSSSPSPQSSSEDSDIHKAVVTLKSDSTTLLESGQHSVTSGQMDLMPKSEAEGGVSDESSNSEDGTTGKNKKTFDHRNDPRFKRKPAAEKCVTSERTKKFIGQRKSSMEYSSPLGGGDDGNTNTESGYNSYNRPPQGPGRPNLRDRTNTSAVAPDVSRLEPSVTSSQQHPSTDAVASPELLPPEPEPLELKDLFRTIDPTASPFC, from the exons ATGGATGAAGGCAGTGAGCCACTAGAAGGTGAATTACAGTACTTGTCTCAGGATATCAGCGATGATGCAATGCCAGACTCTCAGGCAAACAATAAGTTGATTTCTGAGATTGAACAGGGTGATGAAGAAGCTGAAGAAGATCTGAACTTTGAAAATGCACAAGGGCCAGAACAAGGCAGCAGACATAAATCCCGCCATGAACATTCCTCAAGGCACAAAGGTCACAAACGACGATCTCACAGATATTCGAGAAGGCATCATGAAGATGCCATGGAAGACCTGATAGAGGAGGATGACGAATCTGAATTTCCAGGTTGTGCAGGGACAAAGATGACACATTCAATTGAAGAAAATGACATGGAAGATGGAGAAATACTGGAGGACGGAGAAATTGCTACTGATGAAGACGATGATGCCAATGCAAAATTTTCTGTGCCAGAAAATGATG CTGCATCTGCTGGAGACTCTGAAGATCATGGTaatgaaagtgaaagtgaagaaaacaaaacaaaggaaaaaagcaagCGGGATCGACGAAAAAAACCTAAGAAGGAAAAGCGACATAAAGATGGAAAG CAAAAGAAGAAGTCACGTCGACATGCTGCCTATGTTGATCACGACCGCTTGGATTATGAGTCAGGTGGTAGATGGTCTGGTTATCAGGGTGGTCTGGCAGAAGAAGATGAAAACTATGACACTCATTACCAAGGCTCCTCCCATTATGCCAGAAAGCGGCATGCCCCTCGTGATTCTTACTATTATGTAGGTTCTAGTCCACCGGGGTTGTATGACAGTCCATCGGAGGAGTCTGATGATGA ggttCCAAGTGTACAGCAGAGCATGACAAGCATGGTTTCTGATGAATACATCGATGCTAATGTAGCTGCAAATGAAAAAGAG CCTGCCAAAGTAAAAGGGAATGCAAaaccaagagaaaaaagaaaaacgagatTAGGAAAACGAAAGGGAGACATCATGCGCCACATTGAGCAACAACCCAAGAAGAAGCCACTTTTGGAAATTCCAATGGCAGAGCGGCctatttgcaaattttttaagGAAGGAAAATGTGCCAAG gGATCATCATGCCCTTTCAACCATGACTTTAAGCCAAAACGGTTAGAGGTGTGCAAGTTTTACACTACACAAAATGGATGCCAGAAAGGAGAGAACTGCATTTACATGCATG GTGATTACCCATGCAAGTATTACCACACTGGAGCAACTTGCTACTCCGGTGACAATTGTCGCTTCTCCCATGATCCACTGACAGAAGACACAAGACGCATTGTTGAAGAG atgAGACATCATAAAGACTTTGAAATGGAACCTCCAGAGAGGCATATTAAAAAACCAAGTTTGCTGG GTTCACCACCTCGGCACATAAAGGAAGCAGcagaaagagcaaaagaagtCAAGAAAATTCCCTCTCTGTTTGATATTGAAGTTTTTCCACCTGGCAAAGAACCACCTAT accTACTGGGTTCTACAGTGAAAGGTCTCCTCGAGGTGAGAAATCGCCACCACCAGAAAGAAAATCCAACTTAAATTCAGAGTCAAACCAGTGCCCAGTAGGTATGAATTCACCACCTCATCCAGGGCAGATGCCGATGTCTTCCCAAGGCTTCTCTCCTAACCAAGGGCCCATCAGTAGCTTAGGTAGTCACCAACCGGGACCTAGCTTGCTTGGAAGCCCTGCACAGGGCACAGGCATGGTTTTGCCTATGCGCAACAACACACAGCAGGGACCCATGATGATGGCTGGACCAAATGGACCATCTGGTGCTCGGCCAATGATGGGGCAGCAGCGGCCAATGTTTGGGATGCAGCAAGGTATGAACCCAGCCATGCACCAGGGAATGAACCCAGCCATGCACCAAGGTATGAATCCAGGGATGCAGCGACTGCAGAATCCAGGTATGCAAAATATGAATCCTGGAATGCAGCAAGGCCCACGTCCTGGAATGCAACAAGGCCTTATGCAGGTGATGAATTCAAACTTGCAGCAAGGCTTAAATCAGGTCATGAAACCTGGAATGCAGCAAGGAATAATCCAAAACATGCCACAAAATATGAACCTTAACATGCAGAGTATGAACCAACccataaatacaaacatgcagCAAGGGATGAACCCTGGCATGCAGCAGGGAATGAACCCTGGCATGCAGCAGGGAATAAATCAGAGCTTAAACTCAAATATGCAGCAAGGGATTAATCCTAACATGCCCCAAAACATGAACTCCAATATGCAGCAGGGAATAAACATGCCAAGTATAAGAGGAATGAACCCTGGCTTGCAACAAGGAATGAATGCCAACATGCAGCATGGCATGCCCCAAGGGATCGGGACTGGAATGTTGAATCCAAGAATACCAGGAGGCCCTAGGTTGCCTTTCAACCTGGGAGGAGGCCAGCAGACTGCATCCTCTATGCCACCGGTCCTGAATATGATCAGCGCACTTCTGCGTGGTGCATCGGGTAATGGGCCTTTCAGCCAGAacagccatcagcagcagcttcaGCAGGCTGGGGTAGGAGTTTCACAGGATACAGACATGCGCAGGGGAGCTGGGGGACAAGATGTGCACAAAATGGAGTCGCCTTCCCATGGAAACAGCCAGGATAGTGCCACTGTTGAGGATTCTGTGAGTGGTGAACATGAGGATGGAGTGTGTAAAACTAAGCAAGACAGCGATGTGGTGCCTGAGTCATCCTGCCAGCCTGAGCAAAAGGTTTCTGGTCAGATAACTCCACTAGAATCACAACTGGAGGAAGAAATAGCAGAAAATCAGCTCTCTGatgacaaggaagaaaaagaggaaggcCGGGTGACATTTGCACCTGATGAATCATCACAACAATCACCAG gAGAATCAGACAGCTCATCAGAAGATCAGTTTTTATCAAAATCCATTGGAGACAAGGAAAATGAATCTGCTATCCCCATGCATCTGCCACCCATGCAGCGACAGTTATTTATGCGCATTCGACAGCAGCAACTCCATCAGCTGCAGCAGCCGGATGTAGAAGAGTTATCAGAGGGAACCACAAAAAAGAATACCTTATCAAGTCATGAAGAAAAACATGCTGAAACAA tggatgatgatgatgatgacaactgGTACTCCAGTGATGAGGAAGACCAGGATAAACCAAAGGCAAAACTTACTGATATTCTGAAAACTATAACTCAGACA TCTGGATCAAGTACAGTTACCACTGAAAGCCACTCAAATTCAGGACCTGATTCTACTTTAGGGACTTCTACATTTTCATCAACAGCATCGACATTTAATGTGATGCAGATGATCCAGTCAATTCGTAATCAGGCACAGACTGACAAATCAGTTTCTTTGCCCACATCTCAGAGTTCTTCTGCTGCAGGTTCAGCAGTGACACCATCCAACACTGCAGTCTCtgg TGCTCCATCACAAAGAGATCCTCGCCAGCGACAAACAGACCCCAGGTTGAAGCGTTCTGCTGGACAAGAAGCACAGGTGATGCCATCATCTGGACAGCTACCACTGCTTCCTCCTCTGCATGTAGATCCCCCTGTCACAAATGCTGTTCCACATTCTCCAATGACGTACCAGATCAGTTTGCTGATTTTGCCTGGTTCTAAAGTGTATGCCTCTCTGCCCTCAACAATTGATCCCTCGGATCCTTTGCAGAAGGCAGATCCACGTGTTCAGCGCTTTTTGAAGCTGCAAGAGGAAAAAGCAGTGGAAATTAAAAAGCCTCAGGACCCAAGACTTCGGCGCTCCAACAGCTTGGCAGAAGGGGGCAGCAGTCCTTCCTCGCGTCCTCAGGATCCTCGATCCAGACGGAAAGATCCTCGCATGCAGGGCATGATGCAGGATCCTCGTCCCCAGCCTGTTGGTCCTCAGACTGTCTCAGGCCCTGATCTTCACTTGCAGAATGTACCTCCACAAGAACCGTGGCTGCAGAACAACATGGGTGCCAATATGATGCATCATCACATGGGCCCAATAGGTATGATGCAGCAGCAAAATAATATGGGGCCTGGCCCGGAATTTCAGAATGGCATGATGCCTGGACCTCGTATGATGCAAAATGATCCCCGCAATAGTATGATGGGTATGCCAGGAGGGCTTACGAACATGCAGCAAGGTCCCATGGGAATGCAGCAAGGCCCCATGGGAATGCAACAGCGGCCCATGGGAATGCAGCAAGGGCCCATGGGAATGCAGCAGGGACCAATGGGAATGCAACAGCGCCCAATGGGAATGCAGCAAGGCTTAATCAACATGCAGCAGGGTCCACTGAATATGCAGCAAGGACCTATGGGGTTTGGTCAGGATACAAGACAGGGCAATTTAGGTATGCAACAGGGGCCATTAGGCATGCAGCAGGGGCCTTTGGCAATGCAGCATGATTCTCGTCAAAACTCTGTGGGAATGCTGCAAGGTCCTATGGGTGGACTGCAAGGCAACATGGGTGTGCAACATGGGTCTGTGGGAATACAGCAGGGACCAATTGGGCCCATGGGCGGACTTCAGGGCAACATGGGGCAGGAACCCCATCATGTCTCAGTAGCTATATCACAAGATCCAAGACAGAACCCAGCCAGCAACTCGCTAGATTCTCCATCTCGAGCTGGAGATCCACGCTTGAAAAGGGGACCACAGGGAGATCCACGACAGGTCAAGCAGCCTTTGTTACCTGTGCCAGGTTCTGGGTTGGATCCACGTATGGCACGCCTAGGGGTGGGAGGCCAGAGGCAAGGTTTGAGCTCCTCTCCTCGTGCAGATGATTCTGGCAGCTCTCCAAGTCATCCTACAGATCAAGCTTATCCAAGAAACAGCTTCGTTCACTCCAGGAAAAGTTCCTCCCCTTCTCCTCAGTCTTCTTCAGAGGACAGTGACATTCACAAGGCAGTAGTTACTTTGAAAAGTGACAGCACAACTCTGTTAGAAAGTGGTCAGCACTCAGTAACTTCTGGACAAATGGACCTGATGCCTAAATCAGAAGCAGAAGGTGGTGTGAGTGATGAAAGTTCAAACAGTGAAGATGGCACCACTGGCAAAAATAAGAAGACATTTGACCACAGAAATGACCCGCGATTTAAGCGCAAACCTGCAGCTGAAAAATGTGTGACTAGTGAGcgaacaaaaaagtttattggCCAGCGTAAGAGTAGCATGGAATACAGTTCTCCTCTTGGAGGTGGAGATGATGGAAATACTAACACTGAATCTGGCTACAATAGTTACAACAGACCTCCACAGGGCCCAGGGAGGCCAAATCTTCGTGATCGAACTAATACATCTGCTGTTGCCCCTGATGTGTCTCGCTTAGAACCATCTGTTACAAGTTCACAGCAACATCCATCCACAGATGCTGTTGCTTCACCAGAACTGCTTCCACCAGAGCCTGAGCCTCTGGAGCTCAAAGATCTTTTTAGAACCATTGATCCCACAGCTTCACCTTTTTGCTGA